One genomic region from Jilunia laotingensis encodes:
- a CDS encoding carboxypeptidase regulatory-like domain-containing protein: protein MNKNYLFFIVLACISLTLFGSVRAMSIDGLHQTDEERTEIKTALGFLISDYEKPVGLYSFPVDNATELSIIKETNKVSAGAMTKLGYYAATYNADGPIAWCKVDMETGEMTELAALSGKMYTDMSYDYSSGTMYAISHPTSETTELLTINLDNGIKTKVADMDLQLMTVACSYDGELYSITANGALCWIDKNTGKVKTLVDLDFSLSYIQSMEFDHETKVLYWAACNDYNSALYAINIETLEKTRVSSLGDGGEMTGLYIPFKLAEPGAPEAVTDLKAEMVPGKDAVRLSWIFPSMTVSGEVLTSMTDVTVECDGVLLKKYVNGVDLSWAAGEKISVELEIPAGLHAFKVYVTNEAGNGLPVSIKNYIGEDIPAAPQNLKVIVDGDHATLTWDAVTTGQDGGNIDMASLVYKVVRFPEGVTVAENIRETTFTDQPDKMDVYAYEVVPSTQKGVGEKVRSEWQVIGEAYDLPFTCKFDDEIKFKLWTIQDHNADGITWNLSKNNEGDPVMEYRYSSENDADDWLFTPALRLKAGQAYKLKLACGVQNPRYPERLKVTMGLGKTAEEQTVVLASYELTEYGLNPQIIYLPGNLEEGNWYIAFQACSEKDMSTLYLSNVEVLENTSATFKGKVLSGETPLAGAKVTLSNSESEYVTDKEGGFYIQEIHPGTYTLSVSLFGYQLYTEEYTFDVLENKVGDIRMTMLPKADICGCVKTDKGEVIPNAAVYVHGYDNYTTKTDKDGLYMLKDVYCKGDYTLEAYALNYEKVSVAIPAFTENVTVDDVLLREKLLSPAHLSADVTRTEVRLTWDKPEDKALQFRYDDGEAPLFVLNMQFDATENTVSGCIYDTPAMLTSVSWQVADNSNPKTTVDVIILDLDENGHPTNTVLFEQKGVPSTDSYWSSYQLPYPVVAPHGALIALKGDAHLCMDYGESTEWPFVEKRSCLNFDYTSKEFIYLEEKGMKRNLLIRAEGLALGAPHSDLLKAPAPQPKYKVWRLAEEDETNVSNWTELTAEPIDATEYLDVAWKEVEKGTYKYAVKAVYTDNEYSYPVITEMIPRLMTGDVTLTLLTNATGESPEGATVTLINKDEIHSYTGVADEDGNVVLYAVWEGAYTVVIEKKGFQSLSCELLVEGGKDISKEYTLLESTQAPYNLKIETNGVAGSRLLRWNIVQKWEDDFEGHNDFTINSPGELGWSYIDGDGAPTYASSSYEFPHMNEPMSFIVFNPSATSPSMLEEMTPHSGDKLLCCFACTGGVQNDDYIVSPELEMDDDFVIRFWASSYSSSYKEEIRIGYSTTGKEKDDFIWIGENQIVPAVWTEYIINIPKDAKFVTINCISNDRYILMLDDIYIGAPQQVQISGSTKRIAGQPTSYEVYLDGEKVTSTTETSYTFENLSKGDHSAGVKNIYASGATEMSVITFNVEEGVGIREEVAGHGFVLYPLPVREVLNIEGIYDEAELVNSSGQVILRTDYTPVIQMGKYPAGMYYLILKKGTETVTLKVPVK from the coding sequence ATGAACAAGAATTACCTCTTTTTTATTGTACTTGCATGTATTAGTCTTACTTTGTTCGGTTCTGTCCGGGCAATGTCGATTGACGGTCTTCATCAGACAGATGAAGAAAGAACGGAGATCAAAACTGCATTGGGATTTTTAATCTCTGATTATGAAAAGCCGGTCGGGTTATATTCATTTCCAGTAGACAATGCTACTGAATTGAGTATCATCAAAGAAACCAATAAGGTCAGTGCCGGGGCTATGACAAAGTTGGGTTACTATGCGGCAACCTATAATGCGGACGGCCCTATTGCTTGGTGTAAGGTGGATATGGAAACAGGAGAGATGACGGAATTGGCTGCGTTGAGCGGTAAAATGTACACGGATATGAGTTATGATTATTCATCAGGTACAATGTATGCGATCTCGCACCCGACTTCGGAAACGACCGAACTTCTGACAATTAATCTGGATAACGGGATCAAAACCAAAGTTGCGGATATGGATTTACAGCTGATGACGGTGGCTTGTTCTTACGATGGTGAATTATATAGCATTACTGCAAATGGTGCATTGTGTTGGATTGATAAGAATACGGGTAAAGTAAAAACCCTTGTTGATTTGGATTTTTCATTGAGCTATATACAAAGCATGGAATTTGATCATGAAACAAAGGTGCTTTATTGGGCGGCTTGCAATGATTATAATTCGGCTCTTTATGCGATTAATATTGAAACTTTGGAGAAGACCCGTGTGAGCAGTTTAGGTGACGGGGGTGAAATGACTGGTTTGTATATTCCTTTCAAACTGGCAGAACCGGGCGCACCGGAAGCTGTAACGGATTTAAAGGCCGAGATGGTACCGGGAAAAGATGCAGTCCGGCTTAGTTGGATATTTCCTTCAATGACTGTATCCGGTGAAGTGCTTACATCGATGACGGATGTCACAGTAGAATGTGATGGAGTACTGTTAAAGAAGTATGTAAATGGGGTAGACCTCAGTTGGGCTGCCGGTGAAAAAATAAGCGTTGAACTGGAAATACCTGCTGGGTTACACGCTTTCAAGGTTTATGTGACAAATGAGGCTGGTAACGGATTACCGGTGTCTATAAAGAACTACATCGGTGAGGATATCCCTGCCGCACCGCAAAATTTGAAAGTCATCGTGGACGGAGATCATGCTACGCTTACATGGGATGCCGTGACCACGGGGCAAGATGGCGGAAATATCGACATGGCTTCTTTGGTATATAAGGTTGTCCGTTTTCCCGAAGGGGTAACAGTTGCTGAGAACATTCGTGAAACTACATTCACCGATCAACCGGATAAAATGGATGTATATGCGTATGAAGTAGTACCTTCTACGCAGAAAGGCGTGGGAGAAAAAGTACGTTCGGAATGGCAGGTTATTGGCGAGGCTTATGATTTGCCTTTTACATGTAAGTTTGATGATGAAATAAAGTTCAAACTGTGGACGATTCAGGATCATAATGCGGATGGCATTACCTGGAACCTCTCTAAAAATAACGAAGGGGATCCTGTTATGGAATATCGTTACTCAAGTGAGAATGATGCCGATGATTGGTTGTTTACTCCTGCTTTGAGATTGAAAGCCGGACAAGCTTATAAGTTGAAGTTAGCCTGTGGTGTGCAAAACCCTCGATATCCGGAGCGACTGAAAGTTACTATGGGATTGGGCAAAACCGCTGAAGAGCAAACAGTCGTTTTGGCTTCTTATGAGTTGACGGAATATGGATTAAATCCACAAATCATTTATTTACCCGGCAACCTTGAAGAAGGAAATTGGTATATAGCTTTTCAAGCTTGTTCAGAAAAGGATATGTCTACGTTGTACCTGTCGAATGTCGAAGTCCTAGAGAATACTTCAGCAACCTTCAAGGGCAAAGTTTTGTCTGGCGAAACTCCATTGGCAGGGGCTAAAGTGACATTGAGTAACTCTGAAAGTGAATATGTTACCGATAAAGAAGGTGGTTTCTATATTCAGGAAATTCATCCCGGTACGTACACGCTGTCAGTATCCCTTTTCGGCTATCAGTTGTATACCGAAGAATATACTTTTGATGTATTGGAGAATAAAGTGGGAGACATCCGGATGACAATGCTTCCTAAAGCTGATATCTGCGGATGTGTGAAAACGGATAAAGGTGAGGTTATACCGAATGCAGCCGTATACGTTCATGGATATGATAATTATACGACAAAAACGGATAAGGATGGTCTGTATATGCTGAAAGATGTGTATTGTAAAGGTGATTATACATTGGAAGCATATGCTTTAAACTATGAGAAAGTATCCGTTGCTATTCCGGCATTTACAGAAAATGTAACGGTGGATGATGTGTTGCTAAGAGAGAAGTTATTGTCGCCAGCGCATCTTTCTGCCGATGTAACCCGTACCGAAGTGCGTCTGACTTGGGATAAACCGGAGGATAAAGCGTTGCAGTTCCGGTATGACGATGGGGAAGCCCCGCTTTTTGTCTTGAATATGCAGTTTGACGCTACGGAGAATACGGTATCCGGTTGTATTTATGACACTCCCGCCATGTTGACAAGTGTAAGTTGGCAAGTAGCTGATAATTCCAATCCGAAAACAACAGTCGATGTCATCATTTTGGATTTGGACGAGAATGGTCATCCTACCAATACCGTGCTTTTTGAGCAAAAGGGTGTTCCAAGTACAGATTCTTATTGGAGTTCCTATCAATTGCCTTATCCGGTGGTGGCTCCTCATGGAGCATTGATCGCTTTGAAGGGAGACGCGCATCTGTGTATGGATTATGGTGAATCTACCGAATGGCCTTTTGTGGAAAAGAGGTCTTGCCTGAATTTTGATTATACATCGAAAGAATTCATTTATTTGGAAGAAAAAGGCATGAAACGGAATTTGTTGATACGAGCTGAAGGTTTGGCACTAGGGGCTCCCCATTCCGATCTGCTGAAAGCTCCGGCTCCACAGCCCAAATATAAAGTATGGAGATTGGCGGAAGAGGACGAAACGAATGTATCAAACTGGACAGAACTGACTGCTGAGCCAATTGATGCTACGGAATATCTGGATGTTGCATGGAAAGAGGTTGAGAAAGGCACTTATAAATATGCGGTGAAAGCTGTATATACGGACAACGAGTATTCGTATCCGGTTATTACAGAAATGATTCCAAGGTTGATGACTGGGGATGTCACGTTGACGTTGTTGACAAATGCCACCGGTGAAAGCCCTGAAGGTGCTACAGTGACTTTAATCAATAAAGATGAGATACATAGTTATACTGGCGTAGCCGATGAGGATGGAAATGTAGTTCTATACGCAGTATGGGAAGGTGCATACACGGTGGTTATAGAGAAAAAAGGTTTCCAGTCTCTTTCTTGCGAGCTATTGGTAGAAGGCGGAAAAGATATATCGAAAGAGTATACTTTATTGGAATCCACCCAAGCTCCTTATAATCTGAAGATAGAGACGAATGGAGTGGCAGGCAGCCGTTTATTACGTTGGAATATTGTACAGAAATGGGAAGATGACTTCGAAGGACATAATGATTTTACAATTAATTCACCGGGAGAATTGGGCTGGAGCTATATTGACGGTGATGGCGCACCTACTTACGCCTCTTCCAGCTATGAATTCCCGCACATGAACGAACCGATGTCCTTTATCGTATTTAATCCCTCAGCTACTTCTCCGAGCATGCTGGAGGAGATGACACCTCACAGTGGAGATAAATTGCTTTGTTGTTTTGCTTGTACGGGAGGTGTTCAAAACGATGATTATATCGTTTCGCCCGAATTGGAGATGGATGATGATTTTGTCATTCGCTTCTGGGCTTCTTCTTATAGTAGTAGCTACAAGGAAGAAATACGAATAGGATATTCGACAACAGGTAAGGAGAAAGACGATTTTATCTGGATAGGTGAGAATCAGATCGTACCGGCTGTGTGGACAGAATACATTATAAACATTCCGAAGGATGCTAAGTTTGTGACTATCAATTGTATTTCGAATGATCGCTATATTCTTATGTTGGACGACATCTACATTGGGGCCCCTCAACAGGTGCAAATCTCAGGAAGCACAAAACGTATTGCGGGGCAACCGACTTCTTATGAGGTATATCTCGATGGGGAAAAAGTTACCTCTACAACAGAAACCTCCTATACTTTTGAGAACCTTTCCAAAGGCGATCATTCAGCGGGAGTAAAAAACATATATGCTTCGGGTGCAACCGAGATGTCTGTTATTACGTTCAATGTGGAAGAAGGAGTTGGTATCCGGGAAGAAGTTGCTGGTCACGGGTTTGTTCTTTATCCACTTCCGGTTCGCGAAGTCTTGAATATTGAAGGAATATATGACGAAGCCGAGCTTGTTAACTCTTCCGGTCAGGTGATATTGCGTACGGATTATACTCCGGTGATACAGATGGGGAAATATCCTGCAGGCATGTATTATCTGATATTGAAGAAAGGTACCGAGACGGTCACTTTGAAAGTCCCGGTGAAATAA